From a region of the Prevotella melaninogenica genome:
- a CDS encoding phosphatase PAP2 family protein codes for MKQFIIDLFKLEKKPVKGLMAYEWVVMAYLVLTLIVIFFMYTIINNPQAMIFGRLRIVALTAAMWVVYRLAPCRATRFLRVGVQLGLLAWWYPDTFEINRHLPNLDHLFAQWEQDLFGCQPALLFSKALPGHLFSELFDMGYAAYYSMIAATAVYYFGWYYKEFNRATFIILSSFFIYYIVFIFVPVTGPTFYYKAIGLQNVTAGIFPNVHDYFNHHQECLPSPGYTDGIFYHLVEDAKAAGERPTAAFPSSHVGVSTICMLLLWHDRNYKLLAILAPFYLLLCCATVYIQAHYLIDAIAGFITAVILFAILLRISRKMITE; via the coding sequence ATGAAACAATTCATCATAGACTTATTTAAATTAGAAAAGAAGCCCGTAAAGGGACTTATGGCATACGAATGGGTGGTAATGGCTTACTTGGTGCTGACACTCATCGTCATCTTCTTTATGTACACCATTATTAACAACCCGCAGGCAATGATCTTCGGGCGTCTACGCATCGTCGCTTTGACGGCTGCTATGTGGGTGGTTTATCGCTTAGCTCCCTGTAGGGCGACTCGTTTCCTACGTGTTGGCGTACAGTTAGGACTACTTGCTTGGTGGTATCCTGACACCTTTGAAATCAATAGACACCTGCCCAACCTCGACCATCTCTTTGCGCAATGGGAGCAAGACCTCTTTGGTTGTCAGCCAGCCCTACTCTTCTCAAAGGCTTTGCCGGGACATCTCTTCAGCGAGTTGTTCGACATGGGCTATGCTGCCTACTATTCAATGATAGCCGCAACGGCTGTTTATTACTTCGGGTGGTACTATAAGGAGTTTAATAGAGCTACCTTTATCATCCTCTCTTCCTTCTTTATTTATTACATCGTATTCATCTTCGTGCCTGTAACGGGTCCTACCTTCTATTACAAGGCGATAGGTTTACAGAACGTGACAGCGGGTATCTTCCCTAATGTTCACGACTACTTCAACCATCATCAGGAGTGTTTACCAAGTCCCGGATATACTGACGGCATCTTCTATCACCTCGTTGAGGATGCTAAAGCTGCTGGCGAGCGTCCTACTGCAGCCTTCCCAAGCTCACACGTTGGTGTCAGCACTATCTGTATGTTACTCCTTTGGCACGATCGCAACTATAAACTTTTAGCTATCCTTGCACCTTTCTATCTTCTGCTTTGCTGTGCCACAGTTTATATCCAAGCGCATTATCTCATTGACGCCATCGCTGGTTTCATCACTGCAGTTATCCTCTTCGCCATCCTCCTACGCATATCACGTAAGATGATAACGGAGTAA
- a CDS encoding glycoside hydrolase family 97 protein, whose protein sequence is MKTERFKNLFLVLCFALLPMAMMAKQEATVSSPSGNLTLTAGVDNAGRPYYSLRRGGEVILLPSTLGMKLKDGSLDSDFRVVAFARATKDETWRQPWGEEVDVRNHYNELTMKLAQKKGQQRQLNIVFRVFDDGMGFRYVFPEQKQLKDFVITDEATEFCFKGDPEAWTLPYDAGYYEGLWTKDHLSKKGKVCTPVTIEAKPDLYMMLHEANLTDYSSLNVKPVETIDGNVRLKAELVPWSNGDLVRAKAPFVSPWRMLSVENKVGGLITNRVMLNLNDPCKIKDTSWITTGKYVGVWWCYHMQTATWAPGPKHGATTENTKRYIDFAAQHGFKGVLVEGWNYGWENDWGKEGDKFNFTKAYPDYDFEGLQKYALSKGISLIAHNETGGAAKNYENQLEEAFSLYEKMGIKAVKTGYVNNLMDDKEHQHSQYGVRHYRKVIEAAARHHIMVVNHEPAMPTGLQRTYPNLIASEGVRGQEWNAWDGNGGNPPYHLCVLPFTRQLAGPIDFTPGIFNLEGRVYPNTHPHTTLAKQLAEYVVIYTPWQMAADEIENYKDQPAFAFIEAMPSNWQKTVIPMAEIGKYIVTARKDRDSENWFVGGMSDENARDIKLKLDFLSPGKSYKAIIYKDGPDAEYDKNPYSMTIEQQVVNSETILNLHLAKSGGFAIQLVCLK, encoded by the coding sequence ATGAAAACAGAACGTTTTAAAAATCTCTTTTTAGTGCTGTGCTTTGCACTTCTTCCAATGGCAATGATGGCAAAGCAGGAAGCTACGGTAAGTTCACCTTCGGGCAATCTAACGCTGACAGCGGGTGTTGATAATGCTGGACGACCTTATTATTCTTTGCGTCGTGGTGGTGAGGTTATCCTTCTCCCTTCAACTTTAGGAATGAAACTGAAAGATGGAAGTCTTGATAGTGACTTCCGTGTTGTGGCTTTTGCCAGAGCTACAAAGGACGAAACGTGGCGCCAGCCATGGGGAGAAGAAGTCGATGTGCGCAACCATTATAACGAGTTGACTATGAAGTTGGCACAGAAGAAAGGACAGCAGCGACAGCTGAATATCGTCTTCCGTGTCTTTGACGATGGTATGGGCTTCCGTTATGTATTCCCAGAACAAAAGCAGTTGAAGGACTTTGTCATCACAGATGAGGCTACAGAGTTCTGCTTTAAGGGCGATCCAGAGGCATGGACATTGCCTTATGATGCAGGTTACTATGAGGGACTGTGGACAAAGGACCACTTAAGTAAGAAGGGAAAGGTATGCACCCCTGTTACTATCGAGGCGAAACCAGACCTTTATATGATGCTTCATGAGGCTAATCTAACAGACTATTCTTCGCTGAATGTTAAGCCTGTAGAGACAATAGATGGGAATGTAAGATTGAAGGCTGAGTTAGTACCATGGTCAAATGGCGACTTAGTGCGTGCAAAAGCTCCTTTCGTCAGTCCTTGGCGTATGTTGTCAGTGGAGAATAAGGTAGGTGGTTTGATTACAAACCGTGTCATGTTGAACCTTAACGACCCTTGTAAGATTAAGGATACATCATGGATTACAACAGGAAAGTATGTTGGTGTATGGTGGTGTTACCACATGCAGACAGCCACTTGGGCTCCAGGTCCTAAGCATGGTGCCACAACCGAGAATACAAAACGCTATATTGACTTTGCTGCACAGCATGGTTTCAAGGGCGTATTGGTTGAAGGTTGGAACTATGGATGGGAAAACGACTGGGGTAAGGAAGGTGATAAATTCAACTTCACAAAGGCTTATCCTGATTATGACTTTGAGGGATTGCAGAAGTATGCACTGTCAAAGGGTATCTCACTGATTGCTCACAACGAGACAGGTGGTGCTGCAAAGAACTATGAGAACCAGTTGGAAGAAGCCTTCTCTCTCTATGAGAAGATGGGTATCAAGGCTGTTAAGACGGGTTATGTCAATAATCTAATGGACGATAAGGAGCACCAGCACTCTCAATATGGTGTGCGTCACTATCGCAAGGTGATAGAGGCTGCAGCCCGCCACCACATTATGGTGGTTAATCATGAGCCTGCTATGCCAACCGGTTTACAGCGTACTTATCCAAACCTTATCGCCAGTGAGGGTGTAAGAGGACAAGAGTGGAATGCTTGGGATGGCAATGGTGGTAATCCTCCTTATCATCTTTGTGTACTTCCTTTCACTCGTCAGTTGGCTGGACCGATAGACTTTACACCAGGTATCTTTAACCTTGAAGGTAGGGTTTATCCTAATACGCATCCGCACACAACACTTGCTAAGCAGTTGGCTGAGTATGTTGTCATTTATACTCCATGGCAGATGGCAGCCGACGAAATCGAAAACTACAAGGATCAACCAGCCTTTGCTTTCATCGAGGCGATGCCTTCTAACTGGCAAAAGACTGTGATTCCTATGGCGGAGATAGGTAAGTATATCGTTACTGCACGTAAGGATCGCGATAGTGAGAACTGGTTTGTTGGAGGTATGAGTGACGAGAATGCACGTGATATCAAGTTGAAACTCGACTTCCTTTCACCCGGTAAAAGCTACAAGGCTATCATCTATAAGGATGGTCCTGATGCTGAATACGATAAGAATCCTTACTCTATGACAATCGAACAGCAGGTGGTTAATAGCGAAACTATACTCAACTTGCACTTAGCAAAGAGTGGTGGCTTTGCTATCCAGTTGGTTTGTTTGAAGTAA
- a CDS encoding RagB/SusD family nutrient uptake outer membrane protein: MKRLNISISNILPGRKAWLGVGLLLAMASCTDLNEQLYDKVSQDDYGKTSSEVATIVGGAYATLRGYGSGTPEGAGIICYPTCEYVFFTQECSSDEACIPTRGTDWYDGGRYQQFQRHNWDAKNSGILSVWRYNFTGVSKVNAIIYQVEQSGLTTEDKQKVEAELRGLRAYYYYNLLDCFGNVPVVTDFTQKELPTNTPRKDVFAFIEKELKEIIPLLPSGITYGRFTQNVANTLLARLYLNAEVFTGTARWQDCLDACNKVQGYSLTANYKASFAIQNEKSPEIIFAIPYDHKQGTVGNYLASMTYHYNQKLAFDPAGVYQWCGNGICAQPGLYSSFDAKDVRRQSLLIGQQYSAKDGSEVLMDDGSPLNYTEEIDNFTDAAKNAGARLNKYEWSANDAWERDNDWVLMRYAEILMMQAECNFRLGYTSTALTYINQIRKRAGLDDLTTLTLDDLDTEWKHEFVFENLRRTTNIRFGTYFKAWWEKPADPADKHTGIYPIPQEELSKNPNLKQNPGYES; this comes from the coding sequence ATGAAACGATTGAATATTAGCATATCAAATATCCTTCCTGGACGGAAGGCTTGGTTAGGAGTAGGACTGCTCTTGGCAATGGCTTCCTGTACTGACCTTAACGAACAACTCTACGATAAGGTGTCGCAGGATGACTATGGCAAGACTTCTTCTGAGGTAGCAACCATCGTTGGAGGTGCTTACGCTACGCTCCGAGGCTATGGTTCTGGTACTCCTGAGGGCGCAGGTATCATCTGTTATCCTACTTGTGAGTATGTATTCTTCACACAGGAGTGCTCAAGTGATGAGGCATGTATCCCAACCCGTGGTACAGACTGGTATGATGGTGGTCGCTATCAGCAGTTCCAACGCCACAACTGGGACGCTAAGAACTCTGGTATTCTCTCTGTTTGGCGATATAACTTCACTGGTGTTTCTAAGGTGAATGCCATCATCTATCAGGTAGAACAGAGTGGACTGACCACAGAGGATAAGCAGAAAGTAGAGGCAGAGTTGCGTGGCTTGCGTGCTTACTACTATTACAACCTGCTCGACTGCTTTGGAAACGTACCTGTTGTGACCGACTTTACACAGAAGGAACTCCCAACGAATACTCCGCGTAAGGATGTCTTTGCCTTCATTGAGAAGGAACTTAAGGAGATTATCCCACTCTTGCCTTCTGGCATTACCTACGGTCGTTTTACCCAGAACGTAGCCAATACGCTCTTGGCACGACTCTATCTTAATGCCGAGGTGTTTACTGGTACGGCTCGTTGGCAGGACTGTCTTGATGCTTGTAATAAGGTTCAAGGCTATTCGCTGACTGCAAATTATAAGGCAAGTTTCGCTATTCAGAACGAGAAATCTCCTGAAATCATCTTCGCAATACCTTACGATCACAAGCAGGGAACTGTAGGTAACTATCTTGCAAGTATGACCTACCACTATAATCAGAAGTTAGCTTTCGACCCAGCTGGCGTTTATCAGTGGTGTGGTAATGGTATCTGCGCACAGCCTGGACTCTACTCATCATTCGATGCGAAGGATGTACGTCGCCAAAGTCTGCTCATTGGTCAGCAATACAGTGCTAAGGATGGTTCTGAAGTACTGATGGATGATGGCTCACCATTGAACTATACGGAGGAGATTGACAACTTTACCGATGCTGCTAAGAATGCTGGTGCACGTCTGAACAAGTACGAATGGAGTGCCAATGACGCTTGGGAGCGCGACAACGACTGGGTACTAATGCGCTATGCGGAGATTTTGATGATGCAAGCAGAGTGTAATTTCCGTTTGGGTTACACCTCAACAGCACTCACTTATATCAATCAGATTCGTAAGCGTGCAGGCCTTGACGACCTCACAACGCTCACCCTCGACGACCTTGACACAGAGTGGAAGCACGAGTTTGTATTTGAGAATCTGCGCCGTACAACCAACATCCGCTTCGGAACTTACTTCAAAGCGTGGTGGGAGAAGCCAGCCGATCCTGCCGACAAGCATACAGGTATCTATCCAATTCCACAAGAGGAGTTGAGCAAGAACCCTAACTTAAAGCAGAATCCTGGTTACGAAAGTTAA
- a CDS encoding TonB-dependent receptor domain-containing protein, producing MKINRLIFTLGMMAIGVTAHGQTSTISGVLLDSLTHEGEPYATIRVYKGKKSETPVAMSVTAKDGKFSQKVTGQGSYLVSFTSMGRKEVLRKVQLTATGGTIDLGNLLVQDDTKQLKGVEVVAQKPLVKMETDKMTYDVQSDNDVKTNTVLDMLRKVPMVTVDGQDNITVNGQGSFKVYVDGKPNVMFSSNPSQIFKAMPASAVKSIEVVTNPGAKYDAEGVGGVLNIIMNTGDGKSKAKMNGYNGSVALTLGNNGSRTTTFFSGQQGKLTYSANVMGAKFKSNGTETEMRRTSSDGSAMSYWQKGNTKINFTMANISLGYELDSMSNIGATFGLTGHTMKNDGHPTTTFSGGAYGTGFTYGNEMTMENKNMSFNGSVDYQRFFNKARTSSLTLSYLFTTSPAENNNRRIYDALPAGVSIPLIDLYSAAKMRGTEHTVQVDFTTPLGKGQTLSTGLKFISHRNSSDSKFYDITGGTEVYNAANSVNYKNTQSILAEYAEYSATMGKLGAKAGLRYEHTWEKVNFIVGSGADFKKNYGSLVPSASLSYNISGGVNLGLNYNMRISRPGISYLNPYIDRSNPTVLSYGNPNLSVEKSHNVSLVFNYFTPKFMMNMTLGEAFANNQIEQYSFMNGTVLNTTYGNIVRSRWTNFSTFMNYAVTPKTRIMLNGSFDYGDIRSQQLGEYNHGWQASAFLGVQQTFPWKINWSVFMGGLTKKYLLQGYNGGFNMFTSTLSKSFIKDKLNLSLMYFVPLTGKMHIKQYSHGANFENHMNITIPAQQVALTITWNFGNTKKQFQTHESKISNDFQEKKNDQQVNGVGMGTGTGM from the coding sequence ATGAAAATTAATAGGTTAATCTTTACTTTAGGTATGATGGCTATTGGCGTAACCGCACATGGTCAGACCTCAACGATATCGGGTGTATTGCTCGATTCTTTGACTCATGAGGGTGAACCATACGCCACTATCAGAGTCTACAAAGGTAAGAAAAGCGAGACACCAGTGGCTATGTCGGTGACAGCAAAGGACGGAAAGTTCTCTCAAAAGGTAACAGGACAGGGCAGTTATCTCGTTTCTTTCACTTCAATGGGGCGTAAGGAAGTTCTGCGTAAGGTACAACTTACGGCAACAGGCGGAACTATTGACCTTGGAAATCTCCTTGTACAGGACGATACAAAGCAGTTGAAGGGTGTCGAAGTAGTGGCACAGAAGCCGCTTGTAAAGATGGAAACCGACAAGATGACCTACGATGTACAAAGCGACAATGATGTCAAGACGAACACCGTACTTGATATGTTGCGTAAGGTTCCGATGGTAACAGTAGACGGACAGGACAACATCACCGTCAATGGGCAAGGTTCCTTCAAGGTTTATGTGGACGGAAAACCTAATGTAATGTTCTCTTCTAATCCCTCACAGATATTCAAAGCGATGCCTGCTTCGGCTGTGAAATCTATCGAAGTAGTCACAAACCCTGGTGCAAAATATGATGCAGAGGGTGTCGGTGGTGTGCTGAATATCATCATGAACACTGGTGATGGAAAGAGTAAGGCAAAGATGAACGGATATAATGGCAGTGTAGCTCTTACCTTAGGCAACAATGGTTCTCGCACCACAACCTTCTTTAGTGGACAGCAGGGAAAGCTCACCTACAGTGCCAATGTCATGGGAGCGAAGTTCAAGTCAAACGGAACAGAAACCGAAATGCGCCGTACTTCGTCTGATGGGTCTGCTATGTCCTATTGGCAAAAGGGCAATACAAAAATCAATTTTACGATGGCTAACATCAGCTTAGGCTATGAACTCGACTCTATGAGTAATATTGGTGCTACCTTTGGGCTGACTGGTCACACAATGAAAAACGATGGACATCCTACGACAACCTTCTCAGGTGGAGCCTATGGAACTGGTTTCACGTATGGCAATGAGATGACAATGGAGAATAAAAACATGTCGTTTAACGGTAGTGTTGACTATCAACGCTTCTTTAATAAGGCGCGTACAAGTAGTCTGACATTGAGTTATCTCTTCACAACCTCACCTGCAGAAAACAACAATCGACGCATTTATGACGCCTTACCAGCAGGTGTGTCGATCCCTTTAATAGACCTTTATTCGGCTGCAAAGATGCGTGGAACGGAGCATACTGTGCAGGTTGACTTCACGACTCCATTAGGAAAAGGACAGACATTGAGTACTGGTTTGAAGTTTATTTCTCATCGCAACTCATCAGACTCTAAGTTCTATGACATTACAGGTGGTACAGAGGTTTATAATGCAGCTAACAGTGTGAACTATAAGAACACGCAGAGTATCTTGGCAGAGTATGCTGAGTACAGTGCGACAATGGGTAAGTTGGGTGCAAAGGCAGGTCTGCGTTATGAACATACGTGGGAGAAGGTGAACTTTATTGTTGGTTCTGGTGCCGACTTTAAGAAGAATTATGGAAGTCTTGTTCCCTCTGCCAGCCTCAGTTATAACATCTCTGGCGGTGTCAACTTAGGCTTGAATTACAACATGCGCATCAGCCGTCCGGGTATTAGTTACCTCAACCCATATATCGACCGTTCTAATCCAACAGTCTTGAGCTATGGTAATCCGAACCTATCAGTTGAGAAGAGCCACAACGTTAGCTTAGTATTCAATTACTTCACACCGAAGTTTATGATGAACATGACACTCGGTGAGGCTTTTGCCAACAATCAAATTGAGCAGTATTCGTTTATGAACGGAACAGTGCTGAACACAACTTATGGCAATATCGTACGTAGCCGTTGGACCAACTTCAGCACCTTTATGAACTATGCTGTCACCCCTAAGACACGTATCATGCTCAATGGAAGCTTTGATTATGGAGATATCCGTTCCCAGCAGCTGGGCGAATACAACCATGGCTGGCAAGCAAGCGCATTCTTGGGCGTACAACAAACCTTCCCATGGAAGATAAATTGGAGTGTGTTTATGGGTGGACTGACAAAGAAATACTTATTGCAGGGATATAACGGAGGCTTTAATATGTTCACGTCAACCCTTTCAAAGAGTTTCATCAAGGATAAACTCAACCTCAGTTTGATGTATTTCGTTCCGTTGACAGGCAAGATGCACATCAAGCAATACAGCCATGGTGCTAACTTCGAGAACCACATGAACATCACGATACCAGCACAGCAGGTGGCATTAACCATCACTTGGAATTTTGGAAATACTAAGAAGCAGTTCCAAACACATGAGAGTAAGATTTCAAATGACTTCCAAGAGAAGAAGAATGACCAACAAGTGAATGGTGTTGGAATGGGTACTGGCACTGGTATGTAG
- a CDS encoding glycoside hydrolase family 71/99-like protein codes for MKLKSVFTFAAVSGLLFASCADSYEGAPKKTEGSQQTTQVVPAAVTKSNTMQVYAHYMPWFETTTSNPKNEGKWGYHWTMKNCDPNKTDANGKRQIASHYYPQTGPYASGDEAVLDYQCLLMKYAGLDGVMVDWYGINSDNSIALHKSNTEALFRALKRAGLKMSVVYEDRTLEGVTDKVGTVRQDLRYLAENFFKDDSYVKVEGRPLLLDFGPIQMESPKDWYRSFSILTTKPMFLVLEGKMGSVNNATYSDNAQGVYTWVNPNPNYAIAKDYKCFVGGAMPGFWDYYKEGEGGTGYQTYSAENGALFQRQLDAARQAGLKYLQISTWNDYGEGTTIEPTLEYGYKYLLMLQKFTGVSYQQADLELIYRWYQARVAQPNNAKVKEAYNALVQLKTAEAKALLDAVNGKN; via the coding sequence ATGAAGTTGAAATCAGTATTTACATTTGCAGCTGTCTCAGGATTGCTTTTTGCGTCTTGTGCAGACAGCTATGAGGGTGCACCTAAGAAGACTGAAGGCAGTCAGCAGACTACGCAAGTCGTGCCTGCTGCCGTTACGAAGTCAAACACCATGCAGGTGTATGCACATTATATGCCTTGGTTTGAGACGACCACATCCAATCCTAAGAACGAAGGAAAGTGGGGTTATCACTGGACAATGAAGAACTGTGACCCGAATAAGACCGATGCTAACGGCAAAAGACAGATAGCTTCACACTATTATCCACAGACGGGTCCTTATGCAAGTGGCGATGAGGCTGTGTTGGATTATCAGTGTTTGCTGATGAAATATGCTGGTTTAGACGGTGTGATGGTCGACTGGTATGGCATTAATAGTGATAATTCTATCGCCTTACATAAATCGAACACTGAAGCACTCTTCCGTGCCTTGAAGCGTGCAGGACTCAAGATGAGTGTCGTTTATGAAGACAGAACACTCGAAGGGGTGACGGATAAGGTTGGAACAGTACGTCAGGACCTCCGCTATTTAGCTGAGAACTTCTTTAAGGACGATAGTTATGTGAAGGTTGAGGGTCGTCCATTGTTATTAGACTTCGGTCCTATTCAGATGGAATCGCCAAAAGACTGGTACCGTAGTTTCTCTATCCTCACCACAAAACCAATGTTCCTTGTATTGGAAGGAAAGATGGGCAGTGTTAATAATGCTACTTATTCAGACAATGCACAAGGTGTTTATACGTGGGTAAATCCTAACCCTAACTACGCAATAGCTAAGGATTATAAGTGCTTTGTAGGTGGTGCTATGCCCGGCTTCTGGGACTATTACAAAGAAGGTGAGGGCGGTACAGGCTATCAAACATACAGTGCTGAGAACGGAGCGTTGTTCCAGCGACAGCTTGATGCAGCCCGACAGGCTGGTCTGAAGTATCTGCAAATAAGCACATGGAACGACTATGGCGAGGGAACTACTATCGAACCAACATTGGAATATGGGTATAAATACCTTCTTATGTTGCAGAAGTTCACTGGCGTAAGCTATCAGCAAGCTGACTTAGAACTTATCTATCGCTGGTATCAAGCACGTGTTGCACAACCTAATAATGCGAAGGTTAAGGAGGCTTATAACGCCCTTGTACAGTTGAAGACGGCTGAGGCAAAGGCATTGTTAGATGCTGTTAATGGTAAGAATTAA
- a CDS encoding NAD-dependent epimerase/dehydratase family protein: MKKILITGASGFIGSFIVEEALRRGMETWAVVRRTSSREYLQDERIHFIELDFSSVDKLKEQLSGHQFDYVVHAAGVTKCLNKEDFFRVNRDGTRNFVQALQELNQPLERFVFLSSLSIFGAIREQQPYKEIEPTDTPRPNTAYGKSKLEAEQLLPSSFPYIILRPTGVYGPREKDYFLMAKSIKGHSDFAVGYKQQDITFVYVKDVVQATFLALDHGKIGSAYFLSDGKVYQSTTFSDLIHKELGRTWWIRITAPIWVLRVVTFFGDLIGHATGKISALNNDKYQILKQRNWRCNIRPAIEELGYKPEYDLQRGVKETIEWYKKEGWL, from the coding sequence ATGAAAAAGATACTTATAACAGGTGCATCGGGCTTCATTGGCTCCTTTATCGTGGAAGAAGCACTGCGCAGGGGTATGGAAACTTGGGCGGTAGTACGACGTACTTCCTCACGAGAATACCTACAAGATGAGCGTATTCATTTCATAGAATTAGACTTCTCATCTGTCGATAAACTAAAAGAACAGCTCTCTGGACATCAGTTTGACTATGTTGTTCATGCCGCTGGTGTGACAAAATGCTTGAACAAGGAGGATTTCTTCCGTGTCAATCGTGATGGTACGCGCAACTTCGTACAGGCGCTGCAGGAGCTTAATCAGCCTTTGGAGCGTTTCGTTTTCCTCTCAAGCCTTAGCATCTTTGGTGCTATCAGAGAGCAACAGCCCTATAAGGAGATTGAGCCAACAGACACTCCTCGACCTAACACAGCTTACGGTAAGAGCAAGTTAGAGGCTGAACAGCTGTTGCCTTCGTCCTTTCCTTATATCATCTTGCGCCCAACTGGCGTGTATGGACCACGTGAGAAGGATTACTTCCTGATGGCAAAGAGCATCAAGGGGCATAGCGACTTTGCTGTAGGATATAAGCAGCAGGATATCACCTTCGTATATGTTAAGGACGTGGTACAGGCTACCTTCCTTGCACTTGACCACGGAAAGATAGGCAGTGCCTACTTCCTAAGTGATGGAAAGGTCTACCAGAGCACTACTTTCAGCGACCTTATCCACAAGGAGTTAGGTCGTACTTGGTGGATTCGCATCACAGCTCCGATATGGGTATTACGTGTTGTCACGTTCTTTGGCGACCTTATCGGACATGCAACAGGTAAGATTTCGGCTTTAAACAACGACAAATACCAGATTCTAAAGCAGCGTAACTGGCGTTGTAACATCCGTCCTGCGATTGAAGAGTTAGGCTATAAGCCTGAATATGACCTCCAACGAGGCGTGAAAGAGACTATTGAATGGTATAAAAAAGAAGGCTGGCTGTAA